Within the Flavobacterium sp. 9R genome, the region CCGTTTCATTTTTTACATTTAACTTTAACATTATAACTTGAAATTATTTAGAACCAAAAAAGCTCCACAGATTCGTGAAGCTTTTTAGTCATTATATATTATCTTTTATCTACACCTTTAAATTCCCGTAATGGGTAGCCAACATAAACTTGTCTTGGACGACCAATTGGTTCTTTGTTTTCTCTCATTTCTTTCCATTGCGCAATCCAACCTGGCAAACGACCAATAGCAAACATTACAGTAAACATATCTGTAGGAATTCCTAAGGCTCTGTATATAATTCCAGAATAGAAATCAACATTAGGATACAAACTTCTTGATTTGAAGTACTCATCTTCTAAAGCAGCAATTTCTAACTTTTTGGCAATTTCTAAAATTGGATCTTCAACACCTAAAGTAGCTAATACTTCATCAGCTGCTTTTTTAATAATTCTAGCTCTAGGATCGAAATTTTTGTATACTCTATGACCAAATCCCATCAAACGGAAAGGATCGTTTTTATCTTTTGCTTTTGATAAATACTTTTCAGTATCGCCACCATCTTTATGAATTTCTTCAAGCATTTCTAAAACCGCTTGATTTGCTCCACCATGAAGAGGTCCCCAAAGTGCTGAAACTCCAGCAGAAATAGAAGCAAATAAACCCGCATGAGAAGAACCTACCATACGAACAGTAGAAGTAGAACAGTTTTGCTCGTGATCAGCATGCAGAATAAACAATTTATCCAAAGCACTCACTACAACAGGATCTGCTTTGTAAGGCCCAGTAGGTAACTCAAACATTAATCGCATGAAATTCTCTACATACCCCTTTGTATTATCATAATAATTCAATGGGAATCCCATACTTTTCCTGTACGTCCAAGTAGCAATAACTAAAAATTTACCCATAGTCTTACAAACTG harbors:
- a CDS encoding citrate synthase, whose translation is MSKIATLEIDGNKFELPFIVGSENEGAVDISKLRDLSGVITIDPGYKNSGSCKSEVTFLDGELGILRYRGYSIEDLAEKGHFLEVSYLVIFGELPTAEELTQFENDIRKHTLVNEEMKNIIDGFPKTAHPMGVLSALTSALTAFNPKSVNVENEKEMYEAVCKTMGKFLVIATWTYRKSMGFPLNYYDNTKGYVENFMRLMFELPTGPYKADPVVVSALDKLFILHADHEQNCSTSTVRMVGSSHAGLFASISAGVSALWGPLHGGANQAVLEMLEEIHKDGGDTEKYLSKAKDKNDPFRLMGFGHRVYKNFDPRARIIKKAADEVLATLGVEDPILEIAKKLEIAALEDEYFKSRSLYPNVDFYSGIIYRALGIPTDMFTVMFAIGRLPGWIAQWKEMRENKEPIGRPRQVYVGYPLREFKGVDKR